One genomic segment of Mycolicibacterium gilvum includes these proteins:
- a CDS encoding glycosyltransferase family 87 protein has protein sequence MPSRTDTLGAALSGTIGGPVGRHALIGRTRFMTPLRVMLIIALVFLALGYSTKAACLQTTGTGTADQRVGNWENQRAYYQLCYSDTVPLYTAELLNLGKFPYKSSWVETDAEGRPRVQYDGEPAVRYMEYPVLTGLYQYLSMTVAKTYTALTKVVSIPVIAEVVMFFNIAALGLALAWLTTLWATAMLAGPRRIWDAALIAASPIVIFQIFTNFDALATAFAACGMLAWARRRPVLAGVLIGLGVAAKLYPLLLLIPLVLLAVRTGRVREAGKTVVAAVVAWLAVNLPIMVLFPRGWSEFFRLNTRRGDDMDSIYNVVKSFTGWGGFDPDLGFWEPPVVLNTVTAALFAACLIAITYIVLTATRRPRVAQIAFLVVAAFLLTNKVWSPQFSLWLVPLAVLALPHRRILLAWMTVDMLVWVPRMLYLFGEQRMGLPEQAFTATVLLRDIAVITLCALVIRQIYRPELDLVRHGGVDDPAGGVFDRAIDAPPRWLPDWLRPRPSSPTSLAPAGP, from the coding sequence ATGCCCAGCCGCACCGACACCCTCGGAGCGGCACTGTCGGGCACCATCGGCGGACCCGTCGGCAGGCATGCGCTGATCGGACGCACGCGGTTCATGACGCCGCTGCGGGTCATGCTGATCATCGCGCTGGTGTTCCTCGCGCTCGGCTACTCGACCAAGGCCGCCTGCCTGCAGACCACCGGCACCGGCACCGCGGACCAGCGCGTCGGCAACTGGGAGAACCAGCGCGCGTACTACCAGCTGTGCTACTCGGACACGGTCCCGCTGTACACCGCGGAGCTGCTGAACCTGGGCAAGTTCCCGTACAAATCCAGCTGGGTCGAGACCGACGCCGAAGGCCGTCCCCGCGTCCAGTACGACGGCGAACCCGCGGTGCGGTACATGGAGTATCCGGTGCTGACCGGGCTCTACCAGTACCTGTCGATGACGGTGGCGAAGACGTACACGGCGCTGACCAAGGTGGTGTCGATCCCGGTCATCGCCGAGGTGGTGATGTTCTTCAACATCGCCGCCCTGGGTCTGGCGCTGGCGTGGCTGACGACGTTGTGGGCGACGGCGATGCTCGCGGGCCCGCGGCGGATCTGGGATGCGGCGCTGATCGCCGCGTCGCCGATCGTGATCTTCCAGATCTTCACCAACTTCGACGCTCTGGCAACAGCTTTCGCGGCCTGCGGGATGCTGGCGTGGGCGCGGCGAAGACCGGTGCTCGCCGGGGTGCTGATCGGGCTCGGGGTGGCGGCCAAGCTGTATCCGCTGCTCCTGCTGATTCCGCTGGTGCTGCTGGCGGTCCGTACCGGGCGCGTCCGGGAGGCCGGCAAGACGGTGGTGGCCGCGGTGGTCGCCTGGTTGGCGGTGAACCTGCCGATCATGGTGCTGTTCCCGCGGGGGTGGTCGGAGTTCTTCCGGCTCAACACCCGCCGCGGCGACGACATGGACTCGATCTACAACGTGGTGAAGTCCTTCACCGGATGGGGCGGGTTCGATCCCGACCTCGGGTTCTGGGAGCCGCCGGTGGTGCTCAACACCGTCACCGCGGCGCTGTTCGCGGCGTGCCTGATCGCCATCACCTACATCGTGCTGACCGCGACGCGGCGCCCGCGGGTCGCCCAGATCGCGTTCCTGGTGGTCGCGGCGTTCCTGCTGACCAACAAGGTGTGGAGTCCACAGTTCTCGTTGTGGCTGGTGCCGCTGGCGGTGCTGGCGCTGCCGCACCGGCGCATCCTGCTGGCGTGGATGACCGTCGACATGCTGGTGTGGGTGCCCCGGATGCTGTACCTGTTCGGCGAGCAGAGGATGGGTCTGCCGGAGCAGGCCTTCACCGCGACGGTGCTGCTGCGCGACATCGCGGTGATCACGTTGTGTGCGTTGGTGATTCGGCAGATCTACCGGCCCGAGCTCGATCTGGTCCGCCACGGTGGCGTCGACGATCCCGCCGGCGGGGTGTTCGACCGCGCGATCGACGCGCCGCCGCGGTGGCTTCCTGACTGGCTACGGCCGCGGCCTAGTTCTCCGACCAGTCTGGCGCCCGCCGGGCCTTGA